The following are encoded together in the Elusimicrobiota bacterium genome:
- a CDS encoding efflux RND transporter permease subunit, with protein MTLSDISIKNPVFAWMLMLALMVFGWIGFSRMGVSAMPDVDFPIVTVAVSWEGAAPEIMESEVVDVIEDALTSIQGVREISSTARQGAATITVEFELERGIDVALQEVQTKIAQAQMRLPKEMDPPVVTKVNPEDNPIMWLALSGTVPVKDIMVYAEDVLKNRFQTIPGVGDIFLGGLIPRSLRVWLDADKMARMEITVEDVLAAIRREHVELPAGQIETSTKEFNVRTFGEINDPQKFGELLITQRGGQPIHVPIPLKEVARVEDGLGDLRRISRSQGERAVGLGIRKQRGANAVAVSFRVLKRLEEVKKLLPPGMTLALNFDGTRFIKDAVHELNFTLVLSALLTSLVCWAFLGSWSSTVNILMAIPTSVLGTFIVTYFLGFTLNTFTLLGLTLAIGIIVDDAIMVLENIVRHRELGQGRMQAAIFGARQITFAALAATVAILAIFLPVVFMSGIIGKFFYQFGVTISVAVLFSLLEALTLAPMRCSQFLEVGERRNLLTRLVDRGFERSAALYRRALSWCLGRRWKVIGASLLVFAASFFTVRRLRKEFVPPQDQAMFMVRLQTPVGSSMEFTDAKFKEAEAWMTRQPALKRYYSAVGGFGGGEVNAGIIFVSMKAHSERPTGAAGGPMTQGEFMALARRELNKIPDLKAIIVDFSQSGFSASRGFPVEFTVRGPDWAILTESSQKLAKRLEEGGELIDVDTDYKTGMPEVRVYPDRAKAYARGVSVSSIGTVINAMVGGVRAGYFTDKGRRYEVRLRAEPAYRLSPDDIQRFYVRNSRGETIRLSEVVRIEENPTLLSITRKDRERSIGIFANIAAGKSQAAVLATVERLAKETLPEGYHIVLSGSSQTFRESFQSLIFALLMGIFVAYMVLGAQFNSFVHPFTVLLALPFSVSGAFLGLWLTGNSLNVYSMIGLILLMGIVKKNSILLVDFTNQRRREGLEVGFALLEACPIRLRPILMTSIATVAAAIPPALALGPGAETRIPMAVAVIGGVSLSTVLTLFVVPCAYSLFSSLESHRHDRDLREAQREMEDVVLPGAL; from the coding sequence GTGACTCTCTCGGACATATCCATCAAGAACCCGGTTTTCGCCTGGATGCTGATGCTGGCCCTTATGGTCTTCGGCTGGATCGGATTTTCCCGCATGGGCGTGAGCGCCATGCCGGACGTGGATTTTCCCATCGTCACGGTCGCGGTGAGCTGGGAGGGGGCCGCCCCCGAGATCATGGAGTCGGAGGTCGTGGACGTGATCGAGGATGCTCTCACCAGCATCCAGGGGGTGCGCGAGATATCGAGCACGGCCAGGCAAGGCGCGGCCACTATCACGGTGGAGTTCGAGCTTGAGCGCGGCATTGACGTCGCCCTGCAGGAGGTTCAGACCAAGATCGCCCAGGCCCAGATGCGTCTGCCCAAGGAAATGGACCCGCCGGTCGTGACCAAGGTCAATCCCGAGGACAACCCCATTATGTGGCTGGCCCTCTCCGGCACGGTCCCGGTCAAGGACATCATGGTCTACGCCGAGGACGTGCTCAAGAACCGCTTCCAGACCATCCCCGGGGTCGGGGACATTTTCCTCGGCGGGCTCATCCCGAGGAGCCTGCGGGTCTGGCTCGACGCGGACAAGATGGCCCGGATGGAGATCACCGTCGAGGACGTTCTCGCCGCCATCCGCCGCGAGCACGTGGAGCTTCCGGCCGGGCAGATAGAGACCTCGACCAAGGAATTCAACGTGCGCACCTTCGGGGAGATCAACGACCCCCAAAAGTTCGGAGAGCTCCTCATCACCCAGCGCGGCGGACAGCCCATCCACGTCCCCATTCCATTAAAGGAAGTGGCCCGCGTCGAGGATGGCCTGGGGGACTTGCGCCGCATCTCCCGCTCGCAGGGGGAGCGCGCCGTGGGCCTCGGGATACGCAAGCAGCGCGGGGCCAACGCGGTGGCGGTGTCTTTTAGGGTCTTAAAGCGCCTGGAGGAGGTGAAAAAGCTGCTTCCCCCCGGCATGACCTTGGCGCTCAACTTCGACGGCACGCGCTTCATCAAGGACGCGGTGCATGAGCTCAATTTTACTCTGGTTCTCTCGGCCCTGCTCACCTCGCTTGTCTGCTGGGCCTTCCTCGGCTCCTGGTCCTCCACGGTCAACATTCTCATGGCCATCCCCACCTCGGTGCTGGGGACCTTCATCGTGACCTACTTCCTGGGGTTCACCCTCAACACCTTCACCTTGCTCGGCCTCACCTTGGCCATCGGCATCATAGTGGATGACGCCATCATGGTCTTGGAGAATATCGTCCGCCACCGCGAGCTGGGGCAGGGGCGCATGCAGGCCGCGATCTTCGGGGCCCGGCAGATCACCTTCGCGGCTCTGGCGGCCACGGTCGCCATCCTCGCCATATTCCTGCCCGTGGTGTTCATGAGTGGGATCATCGGCAAGTTCTTTTACCAATTCGGCGTGACCATCTCGGTGGCGGTGCTGTTCTCGCTTCTGGAGGCCCTCACCTTGGCGCCCATGCGCTGCTCGCAATTCCTGGAGGTGGGAGAGCGCCGCAACCTGCTCACGCGTCTGGTGGACCGGGGCTTCGAGCGCTCGGCGGCGCTTTACCGGCGAGCCCTCTCCTGGTGCCTGGGCCGGCGCTGGAAGGTGATCGGGGCAAGCCTTCTCGTTTTTGCGGCTTCCTTCTTTACCGTCCGCCGCCTGCGCAAGGAGTTCGTGCCTCCCCAGGACCAGGCGATGTTCATGGTTCGCCTGCAGACCCCGGTCGGCTCCTCCATGGAGTTTACCGACGCCAAGTTCAAGGAGGCCGAGGCCTGGATGACCCGGCAGCCGGCGTTGAAGCGCTACTACTCGGCCGTGGGGGGATTTGGCGGCGGCGAGGTCAACGCCGGCATAATTTTCGTGTCCATGAAGGCCCATTCCGAGCGCCCGACCGGGGCGGCGGGCGGGCCCATGACCCAAGGCGAGTTCATGGCGCTTGCCCGCAGGGAGCTCAACAAAATCCCCGATCTTAAGGCCATCATCGTGGACTTCTCGCAGTCCGGGTTCTCGGCCTCTCGCGGGTTCCCCGTCGAGTTCACGGTGCGCGGCCCCGATTGGGCGATCCTGACCGAATCGTCGCAGAAGCTCGCCAAGAGGCTCGAGGAAGGCGGGGAACTCATAGACGTGGACACCGATTATAAGACCGGCATGCCCGAGGTCCGGGTTTATCCCGACCGGGCCAAGGCCTACGCCCGCGGGGTCTCGGTGAGTTCCATCGGGACCGTGATCAACGCCATGGTGGGCGGGGTGCGGGCCGGCTATTTCACGGACAAGGGGCGTCGCTACGAGGTGCGGCTTAGGGCCGAGCCGGCCTATCGCCTGAGCCCCGATGACATCCAGCGCTTCTACGTGCGCAACAGCCGGGGTGAGACCATACGGCTCTCCGAGGTCGTGCGCATAGAGGAGAACCCCACCTTGCTCTCGATCACACGCAAGGACCGGGAGCGCTCGATCGGGATATTCGCCAACATCGCGGCCGGCAAGTCCCAGGCCGCGGTCTTGGCCACGGTGGAGAGGCTGGCCAAGGAGACTTTGCCGGAGGGCTACCACATCGTCCTGTCGGGATCCTCCCAGACCTTCCGAGAGTCCTTCCAAAGCCTGATCTTCGCTTTGTTGATGGGCATTTTCGTGGCCTACATGGTGCTGGGGGCCCAGTTCAACAGCTTCGTGCACCCCTTCACCGTGCTCCTGGCTCTTCCCTTCAGCGTGTCCGGGGCCTTCCTCGGGCTTTGGCTTACTGGCAACAGCTTGAACGTCTATTCCATGATCGGGCTCATCCTTCTCATGGGAATCGTCAAGAAGAATTCCATTCTTCTGGTGGACTTCACCAATCAAAGGCGCCGGGAGGGGCTGGAGGTGGGCTTTGCACTTCTTGAGGCCTGCCCCATTCGCCTGCGGCCCATCCTCATGACCTCGATCGCGACCGTCGCGGCCGCCATTCCCCCGGCCCTGGCCCTGGGCCCGGGGGCCGAGACCCGCATTCCCATGGCCGTGGCCGTGATCGGAGGGGTGAGTCTTTCCACAGTTCTTACCTTGTTCGTGGTGCCCTGCGCCTACAGCCTGTTTTCGAGCCTGGAAAGCCACCGGCATGACCGGGATTTAAGGGAGGCCCAGCGCGAGATGGAGGATGTCGTGCTGCCCGGAGCGCTCTAG
- the amrB gene encoding AmmeMemoRadiSam system protein B encodes MPSPPEGETASPLPAMRRDVEAVPIEHEGSPMFLLQDSEGISPEPIAVSPTAMLVASLLNGKSTAAELQAAFTKATGTVLGLGEISSLVSELGRMNYLETSEVAERRKAIWEGFLKSPARPAVLSGSAYPKEGLELAQALGKFFVDPKGPGKPLADKPALPRAPLGLVSPHIDLDRGGPSYAWAYGALSEAPPPDLIVALGVAHASPNSPWILTRKSYETPYGSLDTSLELFQDVQDLLWYDACADEWAHRREHSLEFQALWLKYLWREKTPPWVPILVSSFERFAPDRAPSGVETVETALRRIGERLAERGKKQRIMILAGVDLAHVGPRFGDDVEVNAELKLRVEAADRETLEQALKLDADAFYLSAVAGGHWRKICGLSALYTGLRWIKALGGEGPGKLLSYGQAPDPAGGLVSFASAIFP; translated from the coding sequence ATGCCCTCTCCCCCCGAAGGCGAGACTGCGTCCCCCCTTCCCGCGATGAGGCGGGACGTGGAGGCCGTGCCGATAGAGCACGAGGGAAGCCCCATGTTCCTGCTCCAAGACTCCGAGGGGATCAGCCCCGAGCCCATCGCGGTCTCCCCCACGGCCATGCTCGTGGCCTCGCTCTTGAACGGCAAGAGCACGGCCGCGGAGCTTCAAGCCGCCTTCACCAAGGCCACGGGCACGGTTTTGGGCCTGGGCGAGATATCGAGCCTGGTTTCGGAGCTGGGGCGGATGAATTATCTTGAGACCTCCGAAGTGGCGGAGCGGAGAAAGGCTATTTGGGAAGGCTTCTTGAAGAGCCCCGCGCGCCCGGCGGTCTTGTCGGGATCGGCCTACCCCAAGGAAGGGCTTGAGCTCGCTCAAGCCCTGGGGAAATTCTTCGTGGATCCCAAGGGGCCGGGCAAGCCCCTGGCGGACAAGCCGGCCCTCCCCCGGGCCCCGTTGGGCCTGGTGAGTCCCCACATTGACCTCGATCGCGGCGGGCCCTCCTATGCCTGGGCCTACGGGGCCCTCTCCGAGGCCCCCCCTCCCGATCTCATCGTGGCCCTGGGCGTGGCGCACGCCTCGCCCAATTCCCCTTGGATATTGACCCGCAAGTCTTACGAGACTCCTTACGGGAGCCTGGACACGAGCCTTGAGCTCTTCCAAGATGTCCAAGACTTGCTATGGTACGACGCCTGCGCCGACGAGTGGGCGCACCGGCGCGAGCATTCCCTGGAGTTCCAGGCCCTGTGGCTTAAATATTTGTGGCGCGAGAAGACCCCGCCTTGGGTCCCGATCTTGGTCTCCTCCTTCGAGCGCTTCGCCCCGGACCGCGCGCCCTCGGGAGTGGAGACGGTCGAGACGGCTCTGCGGAGGATCGGGGAGAGATTGGCCGAGCGCGGCAAGAAACAGAGGATAATGATCTTGGCCGGGGTGGATCTGGCCCACGTGGGGCCGCGCTTCGGAGACGATGTGGAGGTGAACGCGGAGCTGAAGCTCCGCGTGGAGGCCGCCGACCGCGAGACCTTGGAGCAGGCTTTGAAATTAGATGCGGACGCCTTCTACCTCTCCGCCGTGGCCGGTGGCCACTGGCGCAAGATCTGCGGGCTATCGGCCCTTTACACGGGGCTGCGCTGGATCAAGGCCTTGGGTGGGGAAGGCCCTGGAAAGCTTTTGAGCTACGGCCAGGCCCCGGACCCGGCCGGGGGCCTGGTCTCCTTCGCGAGCGCGATTTTCCCATGA
- a CDS encoding S9 family peptidase produces MNILLTPVLAVLLALPSQAALDPSAAALPSAARRPKDVSVHGDKREDDFFWLREKDNPEVLSYLKAEQAYGSAVLAPTRKLQETLYREMLSRIKETDSTAPAPKSGYLYYKRTEKGKQYPIYCRKAGSLEAPEEVLLDLNRLAEGGKYLALGGYDVSLDGRLLAYSLDRNGHRDYVMYIKDLSSGKQLQADIGAASSFAWAQDNDALFYTVEEQPSKRAFQLWRYRLSTGAKALLYEEKDELFSLEVDRTRDERYLLLDIESKTSTEVRFLRSDRPEEPWKVIEPRRPLHEYHADHRGGLFYIVTNKDAKNFKIVTAPVEDPGRERWKEFLPHRPDIKVEGIDLFALHAVVSERQSGLPQLRVIDLESGRQSLIPMPEPVYEAAPERNLEFASTVFRFQYESPVTPPSVYAYDMAAGTRVVLKETEVPGYDRKKYKAERVFAEAPDGVKIPLSVVYRADAARKAPRPLWLYGYGSYGVSLPAKFSSNRVSLLNRGMVFAVAHVRGGGELGEPWRQAGRMARKMTTFTDFIACAEHLIKAGYADPRRLATSGGSAGGLLMGAVLNLRPDLFRAAILDVPFVDVLNTMLDASLPLTTEEYIEWGNPNVKEEYGWMRQYSPYDNLARKSYPAMLVNVSLNDSQVPYWEGAKYAAKLRGLKTDSHPLILYPNLDAGHAGASGRYDFLREIARDYGFVLAELGLD; encoded by the coding sequence ATGAACATCCTTCTGACCCCCGTCCTTGCCGTCTTGCTCGCCTTGCCCTCCCAAGCAGCGCTTGATCCCAGCGCGGCAGCGCTCCCCTCGGCCGCGCGCAGGCCCAAGGACGTGTCCGTCCATGGAGACAAGCGCGAGGACGATTTCTTCTGGCTGCGCGAGAAGGACAATCCCGAGGTGCTTTCTTATCTCAAGGCCGAGCAGGCCTACGGTTCCGCGGTTCTGGCCCCCACGCGCAAGCTGCAGGAAACTCTCTATCGGGAGATGCTATCGCGCATCAAGGAGACCGATAGCACCGCTCCCGCCCCCAAGAGCGGCTATCTTTACTACAAGCGCACCGAGAAGGGCAAGCAGTATCCCATCTACTGCCGCAAGGCGGGTTCCCTCGAGGCGCCGGAGGAGGTCCTGCTCGATTTGAACCGCCTGGCCGAAGGCGGCAAGTACCTGGCCCTGGGAGGCTATGACGTGAGCCTCGACGGCCGCCTCCTGGCCTATTCCCTCGACCGCAACGGCCACAGGGATTACGTCATGTACATAAAGGACCTTTCTTCTGGAAAACAATTACAGGCCGACATCGGCGCGGCGTCTTCCTTCGCCTGGGCGCAGGACAATGACGCGCTGTTCTACACGGTCGAGGAGCAGCCGAGCAAGCGCGCTTTCCAGCTTTGGCGCTACCGGCTGTCCACGGGAGCCAAGGCCTTGCTTTACGAGGAGAAGGACGAGCTCTTCTCCCTCGAGGTGGACCGCACCCGCGATGAGCGCTATCTGCTCCTCGACATCGAGAGCAAGACAAGCACCGAGGTGCGGTTTTTGAGGTCGGACCGACCGGAGGAGCCTTGGAAAGTCATAGAGCCTCGCCGGCCTTTGCACGAGTATCACGCCGACCACCGGGGCGGCCTTTTTTATATCGTCACGAACAAGGACGCCAAGAACTTCAAGATCGTGACCGCGCCGGTCGAGGATCCGGGGCGGGAGCGCTGGAAAGAGTTTCTCCCCCACCGACCCGACATCAAGGTCGAGGGCATAGACCTCTTCGCCCTGCACGCGGTCGTGTCCGAGCGCCAAAGCGGCCTGCCCCAACTGCGCGTCATCGACCTCGAGAGCGGACGCCAGAGCCTGATCCCCATGCCCGAGCCGGTCTACGAGGCCGCGCCGGAGAGAAACCTCGAGTTCGCCTCCACGGTGTTTCGCTTCCAGTACGAGTCCCCCGTCACCCCGCCCTCGGTGTACGCCTACGACATGGCCGCGGGCACGCGCGTGGTCTTAAAAGAGACGGAGGTGCCGGGCTACGACCGCAAGAAGTACAAGGCCGAGCGCGTGTTCGCCGAGGCCCCCGACGGGGTGAAAATACCTCTGTCCGTGGTTTACCGCGCCGATGCCGCGCGCAAGGCCCCTCGCCCCCTCTGGCTTTACGGCTACGGCTCCTACGGGGTCAGCCTGCCGGCCAAGTTTTCCTCCAACCGGGTGAGCCTTCTCAACCGGGGAATGGTGTTCGCGGTGGCCCATGTCCGGGGAGGCGGGGAGCTGGGGGAGCCCTGGCGCCAGGCCGGCCGCATGGCGAGGAAAATGACGACGTTCACGGATTTTATCGCCTGCGCCGAGCATTTGATCAAGGCCGGCTACGCCGATCCGCGGCGCCTGGCGACTTCGGGAGGCAGCGCGGGCGGGCTTCTCATGGGTGCTGTTTTGAACCTAAGGCCGGACCTCTTCAGGGCGGCTATTCTCGATGTCCCTTTCGTGGACGTGCTCAACACCATGCTTGACGCCTCGCTCCCCCTCACGACCGAGGAGTACATCGAGTGGGGCAACCCGAACGTGAAGGAGGAGTACGGCTGGATGAGGCAATATTCGCCCTACGACAACCTGGCGCGCAAGAGCTACCCCGCCATGCTCGTGAATGTTTCCCTCAACGACAGCCAGGTCCCTTACTGGGAAGGGGCCAAGTACGCGGCCAAGCTCCGGGGGCTCAAGACCGACTCCCATCCCCTGATTCTCTATCCGAACCTGGACGCGGGACACGCGGGGGCCTCGGGGCGCTACGATTTCCTGCGGGAGATCGCGCGGGACTACGGTTTCGTCCTGGCCGAGCTCGGCCTGGATTAG
- a CDS encoding glycosyltransferase family 4 protein, protein MALQVLHVSESNEWTGGTAQLLALAQGLKERGWGVWLACRPGSGLGRFAAERGLEVFPVTLREDYDLLSAWRLARFIQSRGISVVHAHHNRSHAVCLLAKLILKALGGSVVLVVSRRVSFPPGKNPFSRWKYQSRLIDKIAAVADAVKEVLVASGVDPERVEVIRSGVDPKTFSPRPPDAELKRALGLPDGKILIGKIANASPWKGQTVFLEAAARLCEKRKDVHFLLAGRDTDGDWIRAEVKRLKLEPNVSLLGFRTDVPRVLSCLSFSVNAAVRGEGLSGALRESLCLGIPALASDIAGNRELLGPEGREFLSPPGNAPALAERLKWALDHQDQCRDFARRWRENNLAQFSLERTISKTASLYKQLVDARYSAPTGS, encoded by the coding sequence GTGGCTCTCCAAGTCCTTCACGTCTCGGAATCCAACGAATGGACGGGGGGCACCGCCCAGCTTCTGGCTTTGGCCCAGGGCCTTAAAGAGCGGGGATGGGGGGTGTGGCTCGCCTGCCGGCCCGGCAGCGGGCTGGGGAGATTCGCCGCGGAAAGGGGTTTGGAGGTTTTCCCGGTCACCCTGCGCGAGGATTACGACCTGCTCTCGGCCTGGCGCCTGGCGCGCTTCATTCAAAGCCGCGGCATCTCGGTCGTCCACGCCCATCACAACCGATCGCACGCGGTTTGCCTCCTGGCCAAGCTGATCTTGAAGGCCCTGGGAGGCTCGGTGGTCCTCGTGGTGAGCCGCCGGGTCTCCTTCCCGCCGGGGAAAAATCCGTTCAGCCGCTGGAAGTACCAGAGCCGGCTCATAGACAAAATCGCGGCCGTGGCCGATGCCGTCAAGGAGGTTTTGGTCGCCTCGGGCGTGGACCCGGAGCGCGTCGAGGTTATCCGCAGCGGGGTGGACCCCAAGACATTCTCGCCGCGCCCTCCCGACGCGGAGCTCAAGCGCGCCTTGGGCCTTCCCGACGGAAAAATCCTCATCGGGAAAATAGCCAACGCCTCCCCCTGGAAAGGGCAAACCGTTTTTCTCGAGGCCGCGGCGCGCCTCTGCGAGAAAAGAAAAGACGTTCATTTCCTTCTGGCCGGCCGCGACACGGACGGAGATTGGATCCGGGCCGAGGTTAAGCGGCTCAAGCTCGAGCCCAACGTAAGCCTCCTGGGGTTTAGGACCGACGTGCCCCGAGTCCTTTCCTGCCTCTCTTTCAGCGTCAACGCGGCGGTGAGGGGGGAGGGCCTCTCCGGGGCCCTGAGGGAATCCCTATGCCTGGGCATTCCCGCGCTGGCTTCCGACATCGCCGGAAACCGCGAGCTCCTGGGCCCGGAGGGAAGGGAATTCTTGTCTCCTCCGGGAAACGCTCCCGCCCTGGCCGAGCGCCTGAAATGGGCTCTGGACCACCAGGACCAATGCCGGGACTTCGCGAGGCGCTGGCGCGAGAATAACCTCGCGCAGTTCAGCCTGGAGCGGACGATCTCGAAAACGGCCTCCCTCTACAAACAGCTGGTCGACGCGCGCTATAGCGCTCCCACCGGCTCATAA
- a CDS encoding TolC family protein, which yields MMLAALILAGSLAAAPGTERKTLTLAEAYASALRHSEELAQRGESAAELEAKVQELWANVKPRLTLQATKLLQDVPSGVSGVSSTFTQRNREQSQLVLHQPIFSGLREYLALRAAKSRTRAAELGLERARQLLYQDVGRAYLDVLSVQTEIAVRQALSGITQKRVAELEERRKLGRSRKSELLAAESQRAQIEADLAAARGRRLVAQVFLQFLLGTDEDMSVEDLPTPAARSLEAGLAAVASRPDVEASRRTQEGSWSEVVLARRQRWPSLFLDGNYYLKRPPGFQDRVKWDVLFTVQLPLYAGGSVGAQARQAEARWRSSEQGLSLVLRRARLELGAARRDLDSALSVVKALEAAAELSEANAVAQAEDYRLGMVTNLDVLGSLNSLQETRLKLDQARIGSLWADIRLWVAEGRIQ from the coding sequence ATGATGCTGGCCGCGCTGATTTTGGCGGGAAGCCTCGCGGCTGCGCCTGGAACGGAAAGAAAAACACTTACTCTGGCCGAGGCTTACGCCTCGGCCCTGCGGCATTCAGAGGAATTGGCCCAGAGAGGGGAGTCGGCGGCCGAGCTCGAGGCCAAGGTCCAGGAGCTTTGGGCGAATGTCAAGCCCAGGCTCACCTTGCAGGCGACCAAGCTCCTCCAAGACGTTCCGAGCGGCGTCAGCGGAGTCTCCTCCACCTTCACCCAGAGAAACCGCGAGCAAAGCCAGCTCGTTTTGCACCAGCCCATTTTCTCGGGGCTGCGGGAATACCTGGCCTTGCGCGCGGCCAAGAGCCGGACCCGCGCGGCCGAGCTTGGGTTGGAGCGGGCCCGCCAGCTTCTCTACCAGGACGTTGGCCGGGCCTATCTCGACGTCTTGAGCGTGCAGACGGAGATCGCGGTGCGCCAAGCCCTGTCCGGCATCACCCAGAAGCGCGTGGCCGAACTCGAAGAGCGGCGCAAGCTCGGGCGCTCCCGCAAAAGCGAGCTTCTGGCCGCCGAGTCCCAGCGGGCCCAGATAGAGGCCGATCTTGCCGCCGCCCGTGGGCGGCGGCTGGTGGCCCAGGTATTCCTCCAGTTCCTGCTCGGGACCGACGAGGATATGTCGGTTGAAGACCTTCCCACTCCGGCGGCACGAAGTCTCGAGGCGGGTCTAGCCGCCGTCGCCTCCCGCCCCGACGTGGAGGCCTCCCGGAGGACCCAAGAGGGCTCTTGGAGCGAGGTCGTGCTGGCCCGCCGCCAGCGCTGGCCCAGCCTTTTTCTCGACGGCAACTACTACCTGAAGCGCCCGCCGGGCTTCCAGGACCGGGTTAAATGGGACGTTCTCTTCACGGTCCAGCTCCCCCTTTACGCGGGAGGCTCCGTCGGGGCGCAGGCAAGGCAGGCCGAGGCGCGCTGGCGATCTTCGGAGCAGGGCCTTTCGCTGGTCCTGCGCCGCGCGCGTCTCGAGCTCGGCGCCGCCCGCCGGGATTTGGACTCGGCCCTCTCCGTCGTCAAGGCCTTGGAGGCCGCGGCCGAGCTCTCCGAGGCCAACGCCGTGGCCCAGGCCGAGGACTATCGGCTCGGCATGGTCACCAATCTCGACGTGCTGGGTAGCCTCAATTCCCTGCAGGAAACCCGCCTCAAGCTCGACCAGGCGCGGATCGGCTCCCTTTGGGCCGACATCCGCCTGTGGGTGGCAGAAGGGAGGATTCAGTGA
- a CDS encoding protein kinase yields MQQAKKGKMAQGVSENAEGPDKNPKSPSDGDETPPTSGSPASGRKDPPPSSKPEEVKKEIVWRIDNGDLQGARRLIRRGLERDPKDAELVMMDQLLPQHVTADLSSRDLKEKAAALLGSPDDAEAGRGASSAQGQGQSQSSPQVLVASPISWAAPAQNQAAAALMAGQGQASPKMTLPQEALVKISLKDYPAAEKALSLNIRENPDNWAAFRMRALIRRQLKNFQGAFEDSSRAFKLNPKDSRSRHVKTLSLLDMMRTPEAMEEANAAIDENPRDPEALAARAMIWEKLGRLEEEIADLKLAAQIDPHFDSLYREALGRRENNPRDPSRPSSAPHPMTLFFAGLGTALVAAASLLWIKRRDTLAARRRLPAMRLADRISERASEIQAPLMGFQILNTLGRGGMGVVYEAMDEVLQRKVAVKKMRDEIAGDPQARRRFLKEARTVASLKHPNIVEIHSVLENGQDLYLVFEHVEGAPLHSLIEPSRPLPLHQALEYSRQIAQALDYAHAQGIIHQDLKPSNIMIAQNRVKVMDFGIARKAQETLSTLSMAQPVGTPGYMAPEQEQGQFFKESDIYSFGVCFYEMLAGKVPFSGLSFFQKVQKTYEPLSRANAKVPTAVDTVMEKALSLLPKDRHHSAQAFVQDVERACLNA; encoded by the coding sequence GTGCAACAAGCAAAGAAGGGGAAAATGGCCCAAGGCGTTTCGGAGAATGCTGAGGGTCCGGATAAGAACCCAAAGTCTCCTTCAGACGGAGACGAAACCCCTCCAACCAGCGGCAGCCCGGCAAGCGGCCGCAAGGACCCCCCACCCTCATCCAAGCCCGAGGAAGTCAAAAAAGAAATCGTATGGCGCATAGACAACGGCGACCTTCAGGGAGCGCGCAGGCTGATACGGCGGGGCTTGGAGCGGGACCCCAAGGATGCCGAACTCGTGATGATGGACCAGCTCCTGCCCCAGCACGTGACCGCGGATTTGAGCTCGAGGGACTTGAAGGAAAAGGCCGCGGCGCTCTTGGGCTCCCCTGACGACGCCGAGGCTGGCAGGGGCGCGAGCTCCGCCCAAGGGCAGGGCCAATCCCAGAGCAGCCCCCAGGTCCTAGTCGCCTCCCCGATCTCCTGGGCGGCACCCGCCCAAAACCAGGCCGCGGCGGCACTTATGGCCGGGCAAGGCCAAGCGTCCCCAAAAATGACCCTCCCCCAGGAGGCCCTCGTCAAAATCAGCCTCAAGGACTATCCCGCGGCCGAAAAAGCCCTTTCCCTCAACATCAGGGAGAACCCCGACAACTGGGCGGCCTTCCGGATGCGGGCCTTGATCCGCCGCCAGCTCAAGAATTTCCAAGGGGCCTTCGAGGACTCCAGCCGGGCCTTCAAGCTCAACCCCAAGGATTCAAGATCCCGCCACGTCAAGACCTTGAGCCTCCTCGACATGATGCGGACTCCCGAGGCCATGGAAGAGGCCAACGCCGCCATCGATGAGAACCCTCGGGACCCGGAAGCCCTGGCGGCCCGGGCCATGATCTGGGAGAAGCTCGGCCGTCTCGAGGAGGAGATCGCCGACCTCAAGCTCGCCGCTCAAATAGACCCCCATTTCGATTCCCTTTACCGCGAGGCCCTCGGCCGCCGGGAAAATAATCCCCGGGACCCGAGCCGGCCCTCCAGCGCCCCGCACCCCATGACTCTTTTCTTCGCGGGCCTGGGCACGGCCTTGGTGGCCGCGGCCTCGCTTCTCTGGATCAAGCGCAGGGACACCTTAGCCGCCCGCCGCAGGCTTCCCGCCATGAGGCTTGCCGACCGGATTTCGGAGAGAGCCTCGGAAATACAAGCCCCTCTCATGGGCTTCCAGATCCTTAATACTTTGGGGCGGGGAGGAATGGGCGTGGTCTATGAGGCCATGGACGAGGTTCTCCAGCGCAAGGTCGCGGTCAAGAAGATGCGCGACGAGATCGCCGGCGATCCCCAGGCGCGCCGCCGCTTCCTTAAAGAGGCGCGCACCGTGGCCTCACTCAAGCACCCCAACATCGTGGAGATCCATTCGGTTTTGGAAAACGGCCAGGACCTTTACCTCGTCTTCGAGCACGTGGAGGGAGCGCCCCTGCATTCCCTCATAGAGCCTTCCCGGCCCCTGCCCCTCCACCAGGCCCTGGAGTATTCCCGCCAAATCGCCCAAGCCCTGGACTACGCCCACGCCCAGGGCATCATCCACCAGGACCTAAAGCCCTCCAACATCATGATCGCGCAAAACCGGGTCAAGGTCATGGACTTCGGAATCGCGCGCAAGGCCCAGGAAACCCTGTCCACCCTCAGCATGGCCCAGCCCGTGGGCACCCCCGGCTACATGGCCCCCGAGCAGGAGCAGGGGCAGTTCTTTAAGGAAAGCGACATCTATTCCTTCGGGGTCTGCTTCTACGAGATGCTGGCCGGGAAAGTCCCCTTCTCCGGGCTTTCCTTTTTCCAGAAGGTGCAGAAAACCTACGAGCCCCTCTCCCGCGCCAACGCCAAGGTTCCGACCGCGGTGGACACGGTCATGGAGAAGGCCTTGAGCCTGCTTCCCAAGGACCGCCACCACTCGGCCCAGGCCTTCGTTCAGGACGTCGAACGGGCCTGCCTCAACGCCTAA